TAAAAACTTCTGCTCCGTCAATTTTTTCTGCAATTTTATGAGCTATATCTTCAGTTACGCCTGTTGTTGATCCGAAAAAAATTCCTACTTTTGCCATATTAAGCCTCCGTTATTAGTTTTTATTTATTTTGGATATCGTGTATCCGAGTATTTGTTATCTTTCTAAACCAAGGAAATAAATTATTTTATTCAATTTTCATATAAAAAATATATCATATTTTATTTTGGTTGTCAATTTTTTTTGATTTTTATGTTCATTTTTTAAATTACATTCAGATTTTTATGAAATTTAATGTAAAAAGGGCTTGTTTGTAATTTTAAAATATCGAAGCTAAATTAAAAATCAAATATGCCACATATAGTAATCTTCTTCTGTTTTTGGAATAATTCTGGCAGGAATGCCCACAGCGACAGCTTCATCAGGCACATCTCGTAAAACAACCGAATTTGCTCCAATTCTTACATTTTTGCCAATTACTATATTTCCTAAAAGTTTTGCCCCGGTTCCAACTGTTACATTTTCTTTTAAAGTCGGGTGTCTTTTAGTTTTCGAGGTACTTACTCCGCCGAGAGTTACCCCATGATAAATAACGCAGTTATCTCCAATTTCCGCTGTTTCTCCGATTACAATTCCCATCCCGTGGTCAAAAAATATTTTATTTCCCAGCTTTGCTCCCGGATGAATTTCTATTCCTGTAAAAAAACGTGAAATTTGAGAAATAAGCCTTGCCAAAAAATACAATTTCCTTTTTTGAAAAAAATGAGCAATCTTATGGTTAATAACCGCATGCAGGGATGGATAGAGAAAGACTTCTATTTTAAATCTTACTGCCGGATCCTTTTCTGCGATATTATTTATTTCATTTTGTAACCATTTAAAAATAGTAATCACCCTCCTTAAAAAATTTATATTAGAATTATATACTAAAAGCATTTTAAAAACAACTTTTTTATCATGCGACTTGACGCAATAGAGAACAAATATTTTTAAGGATTGTAAAAAAGGCAATTCATCTTAAATATAGTTATACTAAACCCCATTTGAAAAAAAGAAATGATTTCCTATTTACTTTCTGACAAGGGGTCTTGACCCCCTGCTAAACGGAATTATAAAAACTCCATTGTTTTAACGGGGAATAGTGTTGGATATTAAAGAATTCTTGCCATATTATTTTCTATAAACTATTTCTAAATACTTCAACTGATAAGTATTTTTCTCCACCATCAGGTAAAATTGCCAGGACTTTTTTCCCTTTTCCTAATTTTTTAGCCACTTTGTAAGCCGCCGCAATTGCAGTTCCAGAAGAGATTCCTATAAATAGTCCGTTTTCCTTTGAAGCTCTTGTTGCAAACTCAATAGCCTCTTCATTTGTTATTTTTATAATTTCATCAACAAGCTCAGGATCATAGTTCCCAGGAATAAATCCTGCTCCAAGCCCCTGCTGGAAGTGTTTTCCAGGCTGTTCTCCAGATAACACGGCAGATGTTGAAGGCT
This is a stretch of genomic DNA from Leptotrichia hofstadii. It encodes these proteins:
- the epsC gene encoding serine O-acetyltransferase EpsC, with the protein product MITIFKWLQNEINNIAEKDPAVRFKIEVFLYPSLHAVINHKIAHFFQKRKLYFLARLISQISRFFTGIEIHPGAKLGNKIFFDHGMGIVIGETAEIGDNCVIYHGVTLGGVSTSKTKRHPTLKENVTVGTGAKLLGNIVIGKNVRIGANSVVLRDVPDEAVAVGIPARIIPKTEEDYYMWHI